The Synechococcus sp. RS9916 DNA segment ACAAGTCATGGGTGAGGTAACTGGCTCCCCAGTTCACTGCCGTACTCACAGTGCTCATGAAGGCCGCCACCAGCGACACCACCACCAGGCCCAGCACCACCGGCGGCAGATAGTTCACGGCCAGGGTGGGATAACTGAGTTCCCAATCACCCTGGGCCGGTAGCAACACCAAAGCCGCAAGAGCCACCAAGACCCACAGCCAGCTGCGCAAGAGGTAGTTGACACCCAAAAACACCCAGCCAGCCAGCTGAGCTTGCCGCTCATCCCGCGTGGCCAGCATGCGCTGAATGAACTCACCACCCCCGTCGCTGCGGCGAAAGCTCCACCACTGCACGCTGAGGTAAGCCAGGAATGTGGCAGCACTGATCCCAGCTCCGCCGATCCACTCGAAACCACTGTCATTCCAGTGCCAAGGCACCAGAGCCAAGAGCTCCGGCCGGCCCAGATCCTCAAGCTGATTGAGCATGGCGTTCATGCCACCGGCGGCATGAACGGCAGCCCAGGCCACTGCAATTGCCCCCAGCAGCGCCAGTACCAACTGCACAAAATCGGTGACCACAACCGCCCAGAGGCCACCCGCCACGGTGTAGATCAACACGAGCAAAGCCACCACTGCCAACAGAGCCACCGTGTCGGGCAAGCCAGCCAACGAGGCCATGGGCTGATTCGACACGATGCCCAGGGCTTCCACCACCTTGCGCATGGCCAGAAAGGCATAACCAATGCCAATGCAGTTCACCGGCAGGGCCAGCAAAAAGGCCTTGATCCCCCGCAGCCAGGCCGCCGGTGCACCGCCGTAGCGCAGTTCCGTGAAGGCCGCGTCGGTCATCACGCCACTGCGACGCCAGAGGGGTGCAAACACCACCGCCATCGCCACGTGGGCAAGGCCAAAACTCCACCATTCCCAGTTACCGGCAAGACCGCGGGTCCCCACCAGCCCGGCCACGTACAACGGCGTATCGATCGAGAAGGTGGTGGCCGCCATCGAGGCACCGGCCAGCCATCCGCTGAGGCTGCGCCCGGCGACGAAGTAATCGTCTTCGCTGCGGTTCCGACGTGCCAACCACAACCCCAACACCAGCGTGCCGGCCATGTAGAGCACAAGAATCAGCCAATCAACGCCGGTCATGGCCCATCGCAGATGGGCGCAGTCTCCCTTAGTTCAACCGTTATGGCTTGTTTTGTCGCCTCAATTGACCGCAGGCGGCGTTCTGGTCGAGGCCGCGACTGGCACGCAGGCTGACCGCGACGCCACGCCGTTCCAGAACCCGACGGAAACCAGCAATGCGCTCCGCGGATGGGCGCTGGAATTCCTCTTCTTCAATCGGGTTGTAGGCAATCAAATTCACATGACTCTGGAAGCCGCCAACCCGATCGGCCAGCTCTTCGGCATGGGCGGGATGGTCATTGAGTCCACCCAGAAGGATGTATTCGAAACTGACCCGCCGCCCCGTGATGGCGAGATAGTGGCGGCAGTCGTCGAGCAATGCCTCGAAGGGATAGGCATGCGCTGTGGGGATCAGTTCTTCGCGCAGCTGCTGATTGGGGGCATGCAGGCTGACCGCCAGGGTGAACTGGGCACGACCCAGGCGTTCCATCGCCAGTTCGGCCAGTTTGGGCAGGGTGCGCGGGACACCAACGGTGCTGACTGTGATCCGGCGCTGACCAATGCCGAGATCATCGTTGAAGCAGCGAATCGCCTCGAGCACAGCATCAATGTTGAGCAGCGGCTCACCCATGCCCATGAACACCACGTGGGACGGACGGCGATCCATCACTTCACGAATGCTGAGCACCTGGTCAACGATTTCGTGCGTCGCCAGCGAGCGCTGAAGCCCCCCTTTCCCGGTCGCGCAGAAGCGGCAGGCCATCGGGCAACCCACCTGGCTTGAAACACAGACCGTCAGGCGCTGATCCGTTGGGATGCCAACGGTTTCGATGGTCTCGGCATCCTCGGTGCCGAGCAACAGCTTGGTGGTGGCATCACTGGCGACCGACCGCAATTGCTCTTGCAGCCGTCCAACCACAACGCCCTGCTCTTGCAGGGCCGCGCGCCAAACCTTCGGCAACACGGTGATGCCATTGAGATCCCGAGCACCCTTGGCGTACAACCAGTCGTGGAGCTGACGCCCACGAAAGGATGACTGGCCCTGGGCAACGGCCCATTGCTCGAGATCGGCGGCGCTGCGCCCGAGCAGAGCAATGCTCACCAGGAGATCACACCGTGGCCAAGTTTGAACTCGAGCACCAACAGGGCAATGAACCCGAGCATGGCGACACGACCGTTCAGGCGCTCGGTGTGGGTGTGGAACCCATACCGAGGGAGCTTGCGCTTGGGAATCAAGGTGGGCTCAAGCATGGGCGGGACCCGGTAAACAACACAGTCTGGAGTGGCCGAAGCCACTCCCTTGAATCGTGAGCCGAGGCTCACTCATCGCTTAGCAGGCCTTCTTCCTGCAGCCCTTCCACAGCCTCGGCATCCAGCACCTGCTCTTCCTTCAACTCGTTGTCGGCGTCAGGGCGAGTAAAGGCAGCAAAGGTGCTCTTGTCTTCGATGCCATGACGGGAGCGGGTGGCTTCCAGATCGGCATCACTGGGATCATCGAGCACCGCGGCAGCCTGGGTGGCCTCAGCGGCCGGCATGTCAACGGTGTAGTCGGGGCGGAGGTTCTGCATCCGGCGATAACCGGCGGGATCCTCCGAAAGGATGTCGGGATGGGGACCCGCCTCAGCCCGCAGTTCCTCTTCGAAACCACTGAAACCGGTACCGGCAGGGATCAGGCGACCGATGATCACGTTCTCCTTGAGCCCGCGCAGCCAGTCGCTCTTGCCCTCGATGGCAGCTTCGGTGAGCACGCGGGTGGTCTCCTGGAAGGAGGCAGCAGAGATGAAGCTGTCGGTGTTGAGGGACGCCTTGGTGATACCCAGCAGCACCGGAGTGAACTCAGCGGGAGCTCCACCGGTGATCGACATCGCCTGGTTGGTGTCTTCCACCTGACGCAGCTCGATCAACTCTCCAGGCAGCAGGGTGGTGTCACCGGCGTCTTCGACCCGCACCTTGCTGGTCATCTGTCGCACGATCACCTCGATGTGCTTGTCGTCGATCGACACGCCCTGAGACTTGTAGACGTTCTGCACCTCATTCACCAAGCGGTGCTGCAGGTTGGCGATCGCCTCCTGGGCCGCATCCATCAGAGGCTTGCGGGAGCGGAGGTCTTCGAAGAAGCACTCGAGCAGCTCGTGGGGATTAATCGGACCATCAGTCAGCAGCTCACCGGCCCGGACTTGCTGACCATCGCTGACCATCACGTTCCGCCCCAGAAGAATCGGGTATTCACCGATGGCATCGTCGGCCTCAATCACAGTGACGACGGTGTTTTCGTCGTCCTCACCCTGCTTGATCTCAACAGTGCCGGGCTTTTTGCAAAGAATCGCAGATTCCCGGGGGCGACGGGCTTCCAGCAGTTCCTCAATACGGGGCAGACCCTGAACGATGTCACCGGTTTTCTGGCGTTCGAACACCAGCAACGCCAAGCCGTCACCGCGCTGAACGAGATCACCGTCACGCACGTGCAGAAGCGACTCGGGGGAGATCATGTAGGGACGACCAAGACGCATGGTGACTGAATTGCTGTCGACCTTTTCGATCTCACCGCAACAGCCGGCGGGCTGACCAGCACACAGCTCGTCACCATCAACAACCCGTTGACCAACGGTCACGCTGGGCGTGCCACTGGTGGAAATCGTGGTGGTGTCTTCGTCACGCTCCACGATCAGACGGCGCACGGGTTCGTCGTCGAGCTCCTCAGGCATCTGAGCGACGCCTTCCTGCTTGCAGAGAATCTGAGTGGTCGCCACCACATCGGCAGCCTTGATCGACTGACCGTCTTCCACCTGGAGTTCGGTGTGGGTGGAACCATGGCTGGAATCAGACATGGTGTCGCGACGCACCAGGATGCTCTCAAGAATCACCAGCTGCAGGCGCTCGATGGTCTTGGCGCGCTTGTCGGGGACGCGTTCCACATCCACCGTCATTTGAGGGGTGGTGTCGAAAGTCTCAAGGCTGAGCTGAGTCTTGAGCAGCTCGACACCTTCAACCGACTTCACCAGCTCGTTGTCTTTGAACGCCAGACGCTGGGTGGCCTTCAGACCCAGGTGGGGACCATTGGGCTGTTTGACATGGCCGAGTTCAGGAAGCTGGGCTTCGTTGGGGATGGTGTACTCCTCAACGGGACGCAGCAGAAGACCTTTGCCTTCAGGGGTTTCCACGGTCTGAACGAAGACCATGGCATCGCTCTTGATGCCTTTGGCAATCGCCTCACCAGGATTGACCATGACGCCGTCGCCTTCGAAGCGCTCGAGAGCTTTCTTCTCCGTGCAGAGATGGAAGCTGCCACTGCGCACGATGATCTCGCGCAGGATGTCGTTCTTCTGGGTGACGGTGACGATGCCGGCGGTCTGACTGAAGATGTCCTTGACGACCTCAGTGCCGGCTTCGATCCACTGGCCGTCCTCGATCATCAACAGGGAGATGTCCTTGTTGATCTCGTGGGTTTCCTGGGGGATCCAAAGCATGGTTCCGCCCTTGTTGACCTCGTAGCCGTTCTTGGCGGAACGGGCCTTCTTGATCGCCAGGCCGGTGGCAAAACGCACCAGACCACCGGTCTGGGTACGGAAGCGATCATCCGCCAGCTCAGCCACCACTTCACCAGAGCCGATCTTGCTGCCGGGGATGGTGTTGAGGCGGTAACGCGTGCCGTCCTTGGCCTCAAGGTTCCAGATTTCACCTGCGTGGGTGGACTCACCGAGCAATTTGAAATCCTTGAGGGTCATCGCCGTGGTGACGATCTGAACCTCGCGCGAATCGCCGAGTGAATCGCGCAGACGGACATCGCCGCCATACTCACTCGACTGGCTGGCTTCAGCCAGCACCTGACCCTCAGACACCGAGGCGCCCGGCTTCACCACAGGCTTAGCGTTGGGGGGCAGGTTGTAGACATCACCGGCCAGCACCCACATCCGACCCAGACGGGAGGCCTTGCGGGTGATATTGCCCTGACGGTCGGTGACCTCTCGGGGCTGGATGACCTGCTCATAGCGCACCTGACCGGCCAGATCGCAGATCACATCTTTAGTGGCCTTCTCAACGCTCTTCTTGACAGCGCCGGCGGAGATCTGGGCAACGGTCACGTCTGCGTCGATCTGCTGACCGTTGTCGACAAACAACAGAGATCCGTTGGTGATCTCGATCTTTTGAGCCTTGCCCTTTCCAGATGGCTTGATGGTGAGGGTGAAATCAACCTCAGCCTGCTCAGCGTTCACACCGTGGGGGGTGCGGTAGGGGCGCACGCGGGCTTTTGAACCGAACTCAACGGTGCCTTCAACCTTGGAGCGCACCACACCAGTTTCGGCTGTGGACACACCGCCGGTGTGGAAGGTCCGCATGGTGAGCTGCGTTCCAGGCTCACCGATCGACTGGGCCGCAATGATGCCGACGGCTTCACCCAGGTCGACCAGTTCGTTGTGGGCCAGAGCCCAGCCGTAGCACTTGCGGCAGACCGAACGGTTGGCTTCGCAGGTCAGCGGAGAGCGAACCATCACAGCAGGTACACCGGCCTTTTCAAAACGCTGCGACAAAGGGGGGTCGATTTCCGTGTTGCGTTCAGCCAGCACCTCGCCGTCACTGTTGACCACCTGATCAGCCGTGAGACGACCCACCAAACGGCTTCCGTACTTGCCGTCCTCGGCTTTCACCATGATCGAACGGGTGGTGCCGCAATCGTCTTCACGCACGATCACGTCCTGGGCCACGTCCACCAGACGGCGCGTCAGGTAGCCAGAGTCTGCGGTCCGCAGCGCGGTGTCCACCAGGCCCTTGCGAGCGCCGTAGGAGGAGATCACATATTCAGTGACCGTCAGACCCTCACGGAAATTGGTACGGATCGGAAGGTCAATAATTTCACCCTGGGGGTTGGCCATCAGGCCACGCATGCCCACCAGCTGACGCACCTGCGACATGTTTCCGCGGGCGCCGGAGTTGGCCATCATCCAGACCGAGTTCAGCGGGTCGTTCTGGTTGAAGTTCTTCTTGACCGCATCCACGAGACGCTCATTGGTCTCGGTCCAGGTGTCGATCACCTTGGTGTGACGCTCCACCTCGGTGATTTCACCGAGGCGATAGGACTCTTCCGTGGCGGTGATCAGCTCTTCCGCCTGCCCCAGCAGATCCTGCTTGGCTTCGGGCACCTTGAGGTCATCCACAGAGATGGAGACCGCGGCCTGAGTGGCGTATTTGAAGCCGAGATCCTTGAGTTGATCCGCCATCGACGACGTGGCCGCGGTGCCGTGATGCTTATAGGCCCAAGCCACCAGATTTTTGAGGCCCTTCTTGTCGACCACCCGGTTGCGGAACGGAGGTGGTGTTTTGGCTAACGCCTTGCTGGCGGCAGCAGCCTCAGCCGCTTTCGCGGCTTTGGACGCCTTGGAGCCCTTGGAGCCTTTGGAGGATTTACGGGATTTGGAAGGAGTGGAGGTCATGGCAGCGATCAGTCGGTCAATACGGGGTGGGGAAGGGAATCAATCAGGCGTCAGGTGGCTGCCACCGCATCGATGATCGTGTGATTCATCACCACGCGGCCCACTGTTGTGAGGATGTAGCGACTGATCAGGGCACCGTCTTCGTCAAAGCGATCACGGCGGTAGGTCCACTGCTCCATGCGAGTGCCGTCGCTGAGGGTCTCGGCCTTGATCGGCTCGTCACGATCGTCGTCGTCGTCCACTTCACCGTTGAAGCGCACCCAGACCCACTCGTGCAGACCGACGCGGTTGTCGGCGTGGGCATGAATCACATCCTCCAGTCCGGAGAAGGTGCGGCCACGATCACCGAACTCCACAGTTTTGGCGTCGGGCTGCAGTGCCGTCAGGTAATAGGCACCAAGCACCATGTCCTGAGACGGGGTGATGATCGGCTCGCCCGTGGCAGGCGAAAGAATGTTGTTGCTGGCCAGCATCAACATGCGGGCTTCGGTCTGGGCCTCGATCGCCAGCGGCACATGGACAGCCATCTGGTCACCGTCAAAGTCAGCGTTGAAGGCTGGGCAGACCAGAGGGTGCAGCTGAATGGCACGGCCATCAACCAGCTTGGGCTCGAAAGCCTGAATACCCAGGCGGTGCAGTGTCGGAGCACGGTTGAGCAGGATCGGGTGACCATCGATCACTTCCTGCAGCACCTGCATCACTTCATCATCGGCCCGCTGAATCAGCTTCTTGGCGGCCTTGATGTTGTTGACGATGTTCTGACGGATCAGGCGATGGATGACGAACGGCTGGAACAGCTCGATCGCCATCTCCTTGGGAAGACCGCACTGATGCATCTTCAGCTTCGGACCCACCACGATCACGGAACGACCGGAGTAGTCGACACGCTTACCGAGCAGGTTCTGACGGAAGCGGCCTTGCTTGCCCTCGATGATGTCGCTGAGCGACTTGAGCGGACGGTTGTTGGCACCGACGACGGTGCGGCCGCGACGACCGTTGTCGATCAGGGCATCGACGGCTTCCTGCAGCATCCGCTTCTCATTGCGGACGATGATTTCAGGAGCAAGAATTTCCTGCAGACGGGCCAACCGGTTATTCCGGTTGATCACACGGCGGTAGAGGTCGTTGAGGTCGGAGGTTGCGAAACGACCACCGTCGAGCTGCACCATCGGGCGCAGATCGGGCGGAATCACCGGGATCACATCCAGCACCATCCACTCGGGACGGGCATTGGTCGCGATGAAGTTATCGATCACGCGCAAGCGCTTGATCAACTTGGCGCGCTTCTGACCCTTACTGCCGGCAATCTCTTCGCGCAGCTGCTCAGCCACCTCTTCCAGATTGAGATCTTCAAGCAGTTGCTTGAGAGCCTCCGCACCGATGCCCACCACGGGCTCGTTCTCGATCTCGGAATCTTCGGCGTAGATCTCGTCTTCGATCTCCAGCCACTCGTCTTCGGTGAGCAGCTGCTTGTACTTCAGGTCTTTGTGATCACCGGGATCAAGAACCGTGTAGCAGTTGAAGTAGACGATCTGCTCCACATCCCGCAGGGGCATGTCGAGCAGGATGGCCACATAGCTGGGGATGCCCTTCAGGTACCAAACGTGGGACACCGGGGCTGCCAGCTTGATGAAGCCCATGCGGTGACGGCGCACCCGGCTCTCCGTGACCTCCACGCCGCAGCGCTCACAGACGATGCCGCGGTGGCGAACCCGCTTGTACTTACCGCAGTGGCATTCCCAGTCCTTGGAAGGACCAAAGATCTTTTCGCAGAACAGCCCGTCCATTTCGGGCTTGAGCGTGCGGTAGTTGATCGTCTCGGGCTTGGTGACCTCACCCACCACCTGGCCATTGGGGAGGGTGCGCTGACCCCACTCCATCACCCGATCGGGTGATGCAAGCGTGATCTTGACGTAGTCGAAGTGGTTTTCGGTGCGGAGGTTGCTGTTGGTCATTGACGGTTAGGGAAGGAAGAGAGGGTTATTCGGTTCGTTCGTTGATCCGTCAGTCCTCGTCGTAATCCGCGACGCCGAGGGATTCGTACGTGGGCCTGCTGGGCGTGCTCCGGCGGGGGTTCACGTCTTGCATCAGGTCCACTTCCTTTCCTTCATCAGTGAACACGGCGATGTCCAGACCCAGGGACTGGAGTTCGCGCATCAACACCTTGAAGGACTCGGGGGTGCCAGGCCGGGGGATCGGCTTGCCCTTGACGATGGCGTTGAGTGCTTCGTTGCGGCCCTGCATGTCGTCGGACTTGACCGTGAGCAGTTCCTGCAGGGTGTAAGCGGCGCCGTAGGCCTCGAGAGCCCACACTTCCATCTCACCCAGACGCTGACCACCCTGTTGGGCCTTACCGCCGAGGGGCTGTTGGGTCACCAGGGAGTAAGGACCAGTGGAACGGGCGTGAATCTTGTCGTCCACCAGGTGGACCAGCTTGAGGAAGTGGGAGTAGCCCACAGCCACGGGCTGATCGAAAGGCTCACCGGTCCGGCCATCGGTCAGCAACAACTTGCCGGGGGAGTCTGGGTTGTAGATCCAATCCTTGCCGGGCTGGCTAGCGGCTTCCTTGAGGAAAGCCTCCACGGTTTGCTGCGATTTCTCAGCGCCGTACATCTCATCGAAGGGCACGACCTTGACGCGGCAGTCGAGGTTGGACGCAGCCCAACCCATCAGCAGCTCGAAAACCTGTCCGACATTCATCCGGCTCGGCACACCGAGGGGATTGAGACAGATATCGACCGGAGTGCCGTCGGGCAGGTAGGGCATGTCCTCCCGGGGAAGGATGCGGCTGATGATGCCCTTGTTGCCGTGGCGGCCGGCCATCTTGTCGCCCACCTGAATCTTGCGGCGTTGCGCCACGTAGACGCGCACCACCATGTTGGCGCCCGGCGGCAGCTCATCACCCTGCTCACGGGTGTAGATGCGCACATCCACAACCCGTCCGCGCTCAGTGCTGGGAACGCGCAGCGAGTTGTCGCGCACATCGCGAGCTTTCTCACCGAAAATCGCGCGCAGCAGCTTCTCTTCGGGGGGCTGATCGGATTCGCCCTTCGGGGTCACCTTGCCCACAAGGATGTCACCGCTTTCCACGAAAGCACCGATGCGGATGATGCCCATCTCATCGAGGTTCCCGAGGCTTTCCTCAGCAACGTTGGGGATCTCGCGGGTGATTTCTTCAGGGCCGAGCTTGGTCTGACGGGCTTCGATCTCGTACTTCTCGATGTGCACCGAGGTGTACAGGTCGTCGTTGACCAGGCGCTCGCTCACGAGGATGGCGTCCTCGTAGTTGTAACCCTCCCAAGGCATATAGGCGATCAGCACGTTCTGACCGAGAGCGATTTCACCGCCCTCGCAGGCAGAACCATCGGCCAGCACCTGGCCGACAATCACCGGATCGCCCTGACGCACGATCGGACGCTGGTTCAGGCAGGTGTCCTGGTTAGAACGCTGATACTTCTGCAGGAAGTGGGTGTGATCCACGCCCTCTTCGTCCCGCACCACGATTGCCGTGGCATCCACGAACGTGACGGTGCCATTGACCCGGGAGATGGGCACCATGCCGGAGTCACGAGCCACCTGAGTCTCCAGACCGGTGCCCACCAGGGGACGCTCGGGACGCAGCAGAGGAACGGCCTGACGCTGCATGTTCGAACCCATCAGGGCACGGTTGGCGTCGTCGTGCTCGAGGAAAGGAATCAGCGACGTGGCGACAGAGATCACCTGGACCGGCGAAAGCTGCACGTAGTCGACCTGCTCCGGGGGCACCTTCTCGAAGTCCTGGCGGTAACGCACAGGAATGAGGTCCGCGAGGATCCGGCCATCGGCATCGGTTGCCACGTCACCGGGGGCAACACGGCACTCGTCTTCCAGGTCAGCAGACAAATAGAGGGGGTCGCCTTGCTTGAGCACCACACCGTTCTCCACCTTCCAGAAGGGGGTCTCGATGAAGCCGTACTCATTCACCCGAGCGTGGGTGGCCAGGGAGTTGATCAGACCTGCGTTAGGGCCTTCGGGCGTCTCGATCGGGCAGAGACGACCGTAGTGAGAAGGGTGAATGTCGCGCACGGCGAAGCCGGCACGCTCCCTGGTCAGGCCTCCGGGGCCAAGAGCGGAGATCCGGCGCTTGTGGGTGAGCTCGGCCAGAGGGTTGGTCTGATCCATGAACTGGCTCAGCTGGCTGGAGCCGAAGAACTCCTTGATGGCCGCCACCAAGGGCTTGGGGTTCACCAGCTGGGCAGGCGTGAGGGAGTCGGTTTCACCGACGGTCATGCGCTCTTTGATGATCCGCTCAAGGCGGTTCAAGCCCACACGCACCTGGTTTTGCAGCAATTCGCCCACGGAGCGAACGCGGCGGTTCCCGAGGTGATCGATGTCATCGAGGCTGGCGCCACCGACATCCAGCTCGAGGTTGATGAGGTAATCCAACGTGGAGAGCACGTCCTCGTGGGTGAGGGTGCGCACCGAGTCAGGGATGGTGAGACGCAGCTTTTTATTGATCTTGTAGCGACCAACGCGACCGAGGTCGTAGCGCTTGGGATCAAAGAAGCGGGTCTGCAGCAGCTGCTGACCACCACTCACAGAGGGGGGCTCACCGGGACGCAGCTTCTTGTAGAGCTCCAGCAGAGCCTGATCTTCAGAGCTGATGCCCTCGTCGTTCGCGGCCTCGATCGACTTTTTGTAGTACTCCGGATGGCGGAGCTTGTCGATCACGTCGTTGTCCGATAGGCCCATGGCACGCATGAGCACGTGCGCATTGATCTTCCGGGTCTTATCGACCCGCACATGGAGAAGGTCGTTTTTATCGGTCTCGAATTTGAGCCAAGCACCCCGGTTGGGGATCACACTGGCGTTGTAGGTACGACGCCCGTTTTTGTCCATTTCATCCTTGAAATAGACGCCGGGGCTACGCACGATCTGGTTGACGATCACGCGCTCAGCACCGTTGATGATGAAGGTGCCGCGTTCGGTCATCAGGGGCAGTTCCCCGATGAACACTTCCTGCTCCTTAATTTCGCCCGTCTCTTTATTGACGAGACGGCAGGTCACATACATCTGAGACGCGAAGGTTGCGTCACGACGCTTCGCTTCTTCCACGTCGTGACGCGGACGCTTCAGCCGGTACTCGCTACCGACGAAATGCAGCTCAAGCTTGCCGGTGTAATCGGTAATCGGAGAGAAGCTCTCCAGCTCCTCGATCAGACCCTTGTCAAGAAACCACTTAAAGCTTGCCCGCTGCACCTCTACCAAATCGGGCAGGTAGGTGGCGGTCTTGGCGACCTGAATCGCGCTGCTGCTCATGCGGAGACCTGCAGATGAAAGTGGGGACAAAAGGCCTGAACGTCACGACGCAACGACCGCGAAACCAGCGAGGCCCAGCAGCGAAAGCCCTCCCCCTCGACGGAGAACGGCTGCCGCAGCTGGGCTTTCAGAGATCTCGGGACAGAACGGCAGACGTCGTCAATGCACCGGAAGGAAATGGACTCTTCTGGGAGCCGAGGCGCAGATCATGCACCTTGGCCAGGCCAATGAACCATCTTACACTTCAGGGTGTTGCATACCGACACCCCTGTCTTGACAGGCTGAAAGCAACAGCTCAGGGGAGAGCAAAAAGACGTCTTGCATTGGCCGTGCTGATCGAGGCGACGGACTCCAGGCTTTGATTGCGCAACTCCGCCACTCTCGCGGCCACAGCAGCCACATACGAGGGTTCATTGCGTTTGCCGCGCCGTGGCACTGGAGCGAGGAAAGGGCAATCGGTTTCCACCAGGAAGCGGTCGTCAGGCACCTGACGGGCGCAGTCATGGGTGTCGATCGCCTTGGGGAAGGTGACGGTGCCACTGAAGCTGATGTAAAACCCCAGCTCCAAGAAGGCATCCATTTCCTGCGGTGTCCCACCCCAACAATGCATCACCCCGGTCGGGCAGCGACCCTCGGCCGCACGGTCGCGCAGCTCCTTGAGCATCGGCTCTGCCGCGTCACGGCAATGGATGATCACCGGTTTCCCAAGCTCAACAGCCAGATCGAGCTGAGGACCGAGCACCGCCAGCTGCTCGTCGAGGTTCTTATCGCGGAACAAATCAAGGCCAAGTTCTCCAATGGCCACCACCCGGTCATCGGCGAGTGCTGCAGCACGCAGTTCATCAGCGGTGGTTGCAGTCCAATGCTCCGTATCCAGCGGGTGCACGCCCACTGAGTACCGCATCTCCGGGAAACGATCCGCCAAAGCCCGGATCGCTGGGATCTCGGCAGGCTCCACACAGGCATGCAGCAACGCGACCACACCGGCATCACGCCATCGAGCAGAAACCTCTTCGAGATCGTCCTCGAAGTTGCGAAAAACGATGTGACAGTGACTGTCAATCAGGGTGGGAACCGTCACAAGGACCTGAAACGCGCCTTCAGGTCCATTGTGCCGGTCACCAGCGAAAGAACGTTGAAGGTTCAGCCAGCAGCGGCAGGCTCAATTGCTTTCTTGACGGCAGCGCTCAAACGGGATTTCTGGTGCGCACCGTTGTTGCGATGCAACACACCCACCTTCACAGCCTTGTCGATCTTGCTGAAAGCAGCGTTCATGCTGGCCTGCACTGTTGCCTTGGCATCGTCACCAGGCTTGGCGGAATAGGCGTCGCAAGCGGTGAAGCAGCGCTTCATCAGGGTGCGCAGCGCAGACTTGTAAGTCCGGTTGTGGAGACGGTTGCGCTCTGCGATCTGAACGCGCTTCTTGGACGACTTGTTATTGGCCACTGAGCCTGGTACTGGATCGACAATCCATCACCATAACGCAACGAGTGCCGACATTTTCTCAACCGTGGCCCAGGCCTGACGGGGCCTAGCTTGAACCAAGAAATGTCTGATCCGCGCCGATGACAACGACGAGCAGCCAGGCCACGACGCCCTCCCTGCTGCGTTGTCTCCATGACGTGACAACGGCGGAACAGGCTCTGGATCGCCTCGCCAAGCGCACCACGGGAGAGGCGCAGCAACAGGCTGCGGGCACCGTTGAGCAGATCCTTTCTCAAGTCAAAGACCAAGGCGACCGGGCCCTGATTGAGCTCACCGAACGCTTCGATCGCTTCCGTCCCGAGCCGCTGCAGGTGGCCCCAGAGCAACTGGCCCAAGCCTGGGAGCAAACAGGCGCAGACCTGCGCGACGCACTCGAGCTGGCACACCGCCGCATTCAGGACTTTCACCAGCGACAAAAGCCCCAAGACCTGGAGATCGAAG contains these protein-coding regions:
- a CDS encoding TatD family hydrolase, whose product is MTVPTLIDSHCHIVFRNFEDDLEEVSARWRDAGVVALLHACVEPAEIPAIRALADRFPEMRYSVGVHPLDTEHWTATTADELRAAALADDRVVAIGELGLDLFRDKNLDEQLAVLGPQLDLAVELGKPVIIHCRDAAEPMLKELRDRAAEGRCPTGVMHCWGGTPQEMDAFLELGFYISFSGTVTFPKAIDTHDCARQVPDDRFLVETDCPFLAPVPRRGKRNEPSYVAAVAARVAELRNQSLESVASISTANARRLFALP
- the rpoB gene encoding DNA-directed RNA polymerase subunit beta, with amino-acid sequence MSSSAIQVAKTATYLPDLVEVQRASFKWFLDKGLIEELESFSPITDYTGKLELHFVGSEYRLKRPRHDVEEAKRRDATFASQMYVTCRLVNKETGEIKEQEVFIGELPLMTERGTFIINGAERVIVNQIVRSPGVYFKDEMDKNGRRTYNASVIPNRGAWLKFETDKNDLLHVRVDKTRKINAHVLMRAMGLSDNDVIDKLRHPEYYKKSIEAANDEGISSEDQALLELYKKLRPGEPPSVSGGQQLLQTRFFDPKRYDLGRVGRYKINKKLRLTIPDSVRTLTHEDVLSTLDYLINLELDVGGASLDDIDHLGNRRVRSVGELLQNQVRVGLNRLERIIKERMTVGETDSLTPAQLVNPKPLVAAIKEFFGSSQLSQFMDQTNPLAELTHKRRISALGPGGLTRERAGFAVRDIHPSHYGRLCPIETPEGPNAGLINSLATHARVNEYGFIETPFWKVENGVVLKQGDPLYLSADLEDECRVAPGDVATDADGRILADLIPVRYRQDFEKVPPEQVDYVQLSPVQVISVATSLIPFLEHDDANRALMGSNMQRQAVPLLRPERPLVGTGLETQVARDSGMVPISRVNGTVTFVDATAIVVRDEEGVDHTHFLQKYQRSNQDTCLNQRPIVRQGDPVIVGQVLADGSACEGGEIALGQNVLIAYMPWEGYNYEDAILVSERLVNDDLYTSVHIEKYEIEARQTKLGPEEITREIPNVAEESLGNLDEMGIIRIGAFVESGDILVGKVTPKGESDQPPEEKLLRAIFGEKARDVRDNSLRVPSTERGRVVDVRIYTREQGDELPPGANMVVRVYVAQRRKIQVGDKMAGRHGNKGIISRILPREDMPYLPDGTPVDICLNPLGVPSRMNVGQVFELLMGWAASNLDCRVKVVPFDEMYGAEKSQQTVEAFLKEAASQPGKDWIYNPDSPGKLLLTDGRTGEPFDQPVAVGYSHFLKLVHLVDDKIHARSTGPYSLVTQQPLGGKAQQGGQRLGEMEVWALEAYGAAYTLQELLTVKSDDMQGRNEALNAIVKGKPIPRPGTPESFKVLMRELQSLGLDIAVFTDEGKEVDLMQDVNPRRSTPSRPTYESLGVADYDED
- the rpsT gene encoding 30S ribosomal protein S20 — protein: MANNKSSKKRVQIAERNRLHNRTYKSALRTLMKRCFTACDAYSAKPGDDAKATVQASMNAAFSKIDKAVKVGVLHRNNGAHQKSRLSAAVKKAIEPAAAG